The following proteins are encoded in a genomic region of Helicobacter macacae MIT 99-5501:
- a CDS encoding M23 family metallopeptidase → MNFDERLVLMITSKDGSRFINVSIFFRQLSLYVLLFFLSSMFFIAISLGVFRAEIKNIDEKTSLIKERNETMLLGNAALYEEINQRMEEITIASDKVGSLEEQIGVNNVPNEELLERINVASITGAQKAFFMKFIPNGNPLGNNFFGLAGAFGPRFHPLIGEWKQHTGLDLAAPIGTSVYATADGVVDFADSGYNGGYGKLVKITHSFGFKTYYAHLSSVLIQAGTFVKKGQLIAKSGNTGVSTGPHLHYEVRFLDNPIQPMNFVQWDMKNFDFIFTKERSIEWQSLLATINNLME, encoded by the coding sequence ATGAACTTTGATGAACGACTTGTGCTAATGATAACGAGCAAGGACGGCTCGCGATTTATCAATGTCAGCATATTTTTTCGTCAGCTTTCTTTGTATGTGTTGTTGTTTTTTTTGAGCTCTATGTTTTTTATCGCTATTTCGCTTGGTGTGTTTCGCGCAGAGATAAAAAACATCGATGAAAAAACCTCACTCATCAAAGAGCGCAACGAAACAATGCTACTAGGGAATGCCGCACTCTATGAGGAAATCAACCAACGAATGGAAGAAATCACCATAGCAAGCGACAAGGTGGGAAGCTTAGAGGAGCAAATCGGTGTGAATAATGTTCCAAATGAGGAATTGCTAGAGCGCATAAATGTCGCAAGTATCACGGGGGCACAAAAAGCATTTTTTATGAAATTTATCCCAAATGGAAATCCACTAGGGAACAATTTTTTTGGGCTTGCGGGGGCTTTTGGACCTAGATTTCACCCTCTCATAGGCGAGTGGAAGCAGCACACAGGGCTAGATTTAGCCGCTCCTATTGGCACTTCTGTGTATGCTACGGCTGATGGTGTGGTGGATTTTGCAGATAGTGGATACAATGGCGGATATGGAAAATTAGTTAAAATTACCCATTCATTTGGCTTTAAAACATATTATGCACACTTGAGCTCTGTGCTTATCCAAGCTGGCACTTTTGTCAAAAAAGGACAGCTTATCGCCAAAAGTGGCAACACAGGCGTAAGCACGGGACCGCATTTGCACTATGAGGTGCGGTTTTTGGACAATCCCATACAGCCGATGAATTTTGTGCAATGGGATATGAAAAACTTTGATTTCATCTTCACAAAAGAAAGGAGCATAGAATGGCAATCTTTACTAGCGACGATAAACAATCTAATGGAGTAG
- a CDS encoding bactofilin family protein, giving the protein MAIFTSDDKQSNGVAAQKAGAATIIAQGTRIKGNITTDCHLHIDGEFEGKIDSKNTVMIGKNGQVDGEVYANKLVVSGKLKGLTESDTVEISSQGRFEGVITSTELVIEKKGVFIGESKIKGMQSATKNATSKSV; this is encoded by the coding sequence ATGGCAATCTTTACTAGCGACGATAAACAATCTAATGGAGTAGCAGCCCAAAAGGCGGGTGCAGCTACGATAATAGCGCAAGGCACGCGCATAAAAGGCAACATAACCACAGATTGTCATTTGCATATTGATGGGGAGTTTGAGGGTAAAATCGACTCCAAAAACACCGTGATGATAGGCAAAAACGGACAAGTAGATGGCGAAGTATATGCCAACAAACTTGTAGTAAGCGGTAAGCTAAAAGGCTTGACAGAGAGTGATACGGTGGAGATTTCTTCACAAGGGCGATTTGAGGGAGTGATAACCTCTACCGAGTTAGTCATAGAGAAAAAAGGCGTATTTATAGGAGAGAGCAAAATAAAAGGTATGCAATCAGCTACAAAAAATGCTACAAGCAAATCTGTATAG